The window TCCGCAGCTGCGCGACCATGTACCAGTCGTGCTGGCGGGTGATCGGCGGCGCGCCGAGCGCCTCGTTGCCCTCGCCGCCCTCGCCGTGGCAGGTCACGCACAGGCCCCGGTAGGTCGTCCCGCCCGCGGACGTGTCGGCCATCGCGAAGTCGGGCTTCTCCCAGACGGCCCGCATCTTCGAGACGTGATCGGCGACCAGTTCGGGATCGTTCGGCCCCAGCAGCGAGCGCGCCATGGGCCGCATGCGGTGGCCTTCCATGTCGTCGGGATGGGCGCCGCGCACACCCTTCTTGAACTTCTCGAGCTGAGCGAGCACGTACCACTTCGGCAGGCCCGCGATGGCGGGCGCGCGCAGCGCGAGGTTGCCTTCGCCGGAGCTGCCATGGCACGGCATGCAGGTCTCGTAGAGCTGGCTGCTGCGTTCAGCGGCCGGCTGGGTGCCGCAGCCCGCGACGAACGCGGCCGAAAGCGCGGCTCCGATCAAGGCGGCATAGGCCTTGTTCAGCAAGGCGACCTCCACGACGACGTTGATCAGGAACGGAACGGTGCGGTGCTGCCCGAGGGACAGTTGCCCGCCCCGGCGCGGGGGCGGTCGTGACCGTGACGGGTGTGTATACCACGGTCGCGGCGGACGTGACTACCCGACATTGACGATTCCCCGATGCGAAGTCGCATGTCCGTCCCGCCCGGGCCGAAGCGGGCGCGAGCCGGCGGGCCGCGCGACGCTCGTCAGCCGGCGCGCAGCCGCAGCCATGCGTCCACCGTCATGCACAGGAAGAGCGCGAACAGGTAAAGGATGGAAAAGCGGAAGAGCTGCATGGCCCGCGGCACGGACTTCTCGCGCCACAGCCGCACCGCGCCCATGATGAACAGCGCGCCGAGCACGGCCGCCGCCGTCGTGTAGATCGCGCCGAGCCCGGTGAACGGTCCGATCACGAGCGTCAGCGCCACGAGCACGATCGAGTAGAGCAGGATCTGCCTGCGCGTCTCGGGCTCGCCGTGCGTCACCGGCAGCATCGGCAGGTTCGCGCGCTGGTAGTCCTCGCGCCGGTAGAGCGCCAGCGCCCAGAAGTGCGGCGGCGTCCACAGGAAGACGATCGCGGCGATCAGGATCGCGGGTAGCCCGACGTGTCCCGTCACCGCGGCCCAGGCGATGATCGGCGCGG of the Candidatus Eisenbacteria bacterium genome contains:
- a CDS encoding c-type cytochrome — encoded protein: MLNKAYAALIGAALSAAFVAGCGTQPAAERSSQLYETCMPCHGSSGEGNLALRAPAIAGLPKWYVLAQLEKFKKGVRGAHPDDMEGHRMRPMARSLLGPNDPELVADHVSKMRAVWEKPDFAMADTSAGGTTYRGLCVTCHGEGGEGNEALGAPPITRQHDWYMVAQLRKFQSGMRGSNPDDITGAQMRAMSLTLADSVAMHDVVSYVKTLPH